GCCTCGATCATCGCTTCCTGGATGGGGTGGAGTTTCGTGCCGTTCGAAATCCCTTCTATGGTGAGTATCTCCTTTCCCTCCATCTTCTTTGCCGGGTACACGCAGCTCCTCTGCGCCACCCCGTCAATGATGACCACGCACGCGCCGCACGAGGCGTCATCGCAACCGCGCTTCGTGCCGGTGAGACCGAGCCTCTCCCTCAGCACGTCAATAAGCCTCTCCCAGCCCTCGAGTTCAACGCTCCGCTGCAAACCATTTATCGTAAAAGTAATTTTCTCTGCCATTGCTATTTCCCCTTCCCCGCGAGCGCCTGCATGATCTTCTCCGGGGTGATCGGGATCTCGTAGAAATCTACGCCGATCGCGTCGTGGATGGCGTTCAGGATGGACGGCGCCACGCCGATCACCGGGTGCTCACCGATCCCCCGCGCGCCGTATGGGCCGATGTGCTCGGGCGTCTCCACGAACTCGACCGTTTGTTTTTTGGGGGCATCCTTGATGGTGGGAAAACGGTATTTCGAGAAGTGGGGGTTGACGGCCTGCCCGTCCGGGGTAAACTTGAGCTCCTCGTGGAGGGTCGCCCCGATCGCCATCATCACGCCCCCCGTGACCTGGCCCCTGATCTGCCTGGGATTGATCACCTTGCCGATGTCAAAACAGGAGACGAAATGGTCGATAAAAATCTTGCCCGTCTTCTTTTCGATCCGTATCTCGCAGGCCTGCGCGCCGAAGGTATAGGTGATCCCCATCGTCCCCTGCCCGCACGCGTCGGGGTTGGACTGCCGGGGCAGGCGCGCGTCGGCGGTGGTGTGCACCACCTCGCCCACCGTCACGCCGTCATCGTACGTGTACCCGCGGGCGAGCTTCGTCACCGCGACCCGGACGCTCGGATCGTGGTCGAGATAGATCCACTCGCCGTCGTATACGAGCCGATCCTCGTCCACCCGCAGGACCTGTGAGGCCGTGCGCTTCATCTGCGCGATGGCCTTCTCGCAGGCCCGGATGATCGCCCTCCCTCCCTGGATCGTGAACATTGAGCCGATCGTCTGCCACTCCCATGGGGAGAATTGCGTGTCAATCTCCGTGTACACCGCGATCTTCTCGGGTGAGATTTTCAACGTCTCGGCGGCCACCTGCCTGACGACCGTCCTGAGCCCCTGGCCGACCTCCGCCCCCCCCATGTTGATGGAGACGCTGCCGTCGCTGTTGATCTTGAGGTAGCAGCTCTTGGAGGAGAACGGGGCGCCCTTTGGGGATTTCATCAGCGCCGCGAATCCCCTTCCGTAGTAGTACTGGCCGTCTTCTTTCACCTTCCTGGGCTTTGAAAAGACAATATCCTTGACAGTGTCCGCGCACTTCCTGACATTCCCGTTGCTCTCCCAGAGCTTCTCCCCGAGTGAGGTGATTTTGCCGGGGCCGAGGTAGTTCTTCGCCCTGAGTTCGAACGGGTTCATCCCGAGCTTACGGGCGAGGATATCCATCATCCGCTCCATGGCGAACTGCGATTCCTGGTGTCCGTACCCGCGGTACGCGCCGACCGGTGGCGTATTCGTATAGACCGAAATACCCTCCAGGTGGCAGTGCGGGAACTCGTAGGCGCCTGTGGAATTATGCGTCGAGGCGATCAGGACGTGAATTCCGGTGTCTTTGGACGCGCCGGTGGAATGGAGGATGGTGGTCTTCAGGGCGGTGAGGGCGCCGTCTTTTTTCGCGCCGATCTTTATCCGCGTCCTCATCCCGTGCCCGATGAGCGTGCTGAGCAAATCCTCTTTCCTCGTTGCGACCCACTTCACGGGGCGGCCCGGCACGAAGCTCGCGATGTAGGCAACTGTCTGCTCGATGGTGACATCCGATTTGTAGCCGAAACATCCTCCCAGTTCTGGTATGTGGACCCTCACGGCCGAGACCGGGAGTTTGTACACGTGGGCGATGTCCTCACGGACAATGAATGGGCAAATAGATGACGACCAGATTTCAATTGTGTTGTCCTCGTGGAACCAGGCGATGGCCCCGTGGGGCTCGATCGCGGAACAGGAACCGAAGGGATAGTTGAAGTCTCCCTTGATGACGACCTCGGCTTCGCTGAATCCCTTCTCTACGTCGCCCTTCTTCAGGGTGTAGCGGCCGGCGATGTTGGTGCCGGGGACTGCCTCCATCCCGGGGAGGTGCTCGAACGTGCCCGACTCCTCATGGATCAGGACCGCGCCGTCCTTTATCGCGTTGCGGGCGTCCACGTACACGGGGAGCTGCTCGTATTCGGCCTTTATTTTCTTCACGGCCTGGCGCGCCTGGTACACGTTCTCGGCGATCACCGCGGCGACGGGCTCCCCGATCCAGCGGACCTTTCCCACCGCGAGCGGCAGCCTGTCCTTGATGTTCTCTCCGTAGCGGAAGGCGATGTCTTTGCCCGTGACCACTTTCACCACTCCCTCGCACTTCTCCGCCTCGGTGGTGTCAATGGATATGATTTTCGCGTGCGCGTAGGGCGGCCTCAGGAATGCCGCGTGCAGGAGCCCTGGGAGCCTGAGGTCATCGAGGAACTGGACCCTGCCCGTGGCCTTGGCGGCGGCATCAGGCCTGGCGATATTTTTCCCGACGTATTTGAATTCCATCTGACTATCCCATCCCCTCGCAAAATGCCGCGTCGCGCATTACCTGCCAGAGCGCAGGCCTGATTTTATACCACATCCCGGCCATTCCCGCCGCGCAAAAATGGGAGGGCCTTCATCCAAAACTCCCAAAATAGATTCAACTTGAGCCGCAGATGAGCGCGGATAATACTTCTAGCGATTCGAACGATTTGAACCCCTATCGGTCGCATCGGTTCAAACGATTCAAACAGCTGTTTCACCGTAGTTATCTGAACATCATCCTCACGCCGGTTGCGGCAACAATGATTGAGAGCAGCGCCGCCATGATCACGTCCCTCCCGCCGCTGATGACCACGATGAGCAAAGAGACGCCGAGGACGACCGTGATGATGCCGACCACGGGGATTTTTCTCTGTGTCTTCTCGGGGAGGAATGAAAATGCTATCTGGATCACGCCGACGCACAGCAGGAGGACCGGCCCATAATATCTGTGAATGGTCAGGGTGTGCAGCGCATAGGCGATCGCGATGCAGATGAGCGATACCCCCTCTGCGAGATGGGATCTGTTCTTTTCCATGCGAGACTCCTTTCCGTTGCGGCATAGCAGGGTAAAATACCCCATGCGCCAACCGGTATAGTATATCACACCCTCCCCGATCCGGGAGTGCGCGCGTCATCGTGAGCGCCATGATGTATTCCACCCGCGTGCCCCGTCCGGCGGTCTCCCCTGCGCCACACTCTCTCAAGCCCGTAGCCCGCGAGCACGCAGACGAGCGGCATCACGGGGTGGCGGAATCTGCCGAGCGCGTTTGCGCCGCCCGAGAGGATGATGAGATAGAGCGCGATGACTGCCACCGCCGCGAGCGTGATGCCGCGCGCGGGGCCGCGAGCGAACGCCGCAAGGGAGCTCCCGAGATAGACGAGGAGCACAAGGCCGAGGATGAGGTTGCTCCAGAACAGTGCCGGCCTCGCGCGGGCGAGCCCACACGCCGTGCTCGCCAGGCCGCGGTCAATGATCTCACCCAGAAGCCCGCCCCCCTCTCGGTAGCGCCCGAAAAATTTCAGATAGTCGATGGCGCCGGGGTCGAAGGCAGTCTGAATCAAACCCCTCAGATAACAGTTTGCGAAAGTAAGGGGGTGCGCACGAATGATCTCTCTCCCTTCCTTTCCCATTTTCACATAACGTAGAGCGGGAGGGAGATTTTTCTGATCAGGGTGCTGTTGCAGGTACACCATCTCATCCCCATAACCCATCTTTCTCTGTACCGCATAATACGACTCCCCAGTTTCCACAGCCATCACTCCTGCCCCATGGTAAAAATAAAGGTTGATGTCACTGATTGCCGAGACCCCCCTGTATCCGGTCGTGAGGAAATTTCTTATCTGCCAGACGCCGATCAGCGCCGCGCAGATACACAGAAACGCGAACGCCCTTAGGGTGTCTCTACCCCTCCTCCCCCGCCGCCCGCATGCCGCCGCCGCGAGGAGGAGCGTCATTACGAGGGGCATCCAGTAGGCGATCGGCCGGACGTAAACCGATAAGGCGAGCGCGCACGCGGCAGCAGCCAGGTGGCGCATCGTTCCCCTCTTCAGATAGACGAGAAGAAGGAACAGGAAGAGCATGAGCGTCGTGGCGAAAAAGGTCTCCGCGAGGAGGAGGCTGCAGTAGAGCACCGAGAGCGGTTCGAAGGCGCACAGGAGGCCGCTCGCTGCTGCGGACGGCCTGCTCCCCGTGAGGATGAAGGCCACGCGGTAGACGAGCAACACCGTCACACATCCCAGGACTATTTGCAGCCACACTGTCACCGCGGTGACGTGCCCGAGCGCCACTCCCGGAACGAGCAGAACGGGATACCCCGGCGTCCGCACGATTTCAGGAATACCTCCGATCGAGAAACTGCCGGTGCGCGCGAGTGATTCCGCGCAGGCGCGATAGGACGCGGTGTCGGGAGTGTTAAAAATGCGCGCGTCGCGCGTCCAGGTGTACGCGATGAGGGGGAGCAGAACCCTCACACAAAGGGCAGCGCACAGAATTGCGGCTGCAGAGGGTACATGCCAGGGGCTGTCAGCCTTCCACATATGATTTCCCGTCGCCATTGGCAATGACATGCGCGCGTAATGCCTCAATCAGGCACTGACAATGACAGCAGCGTGCGTATCAGTGCTTCACTGAGCGGTTACATGCGCGCAAAAAATATCATTGACGGCACTTATCGCTCCCTATTATACTACACCCCCTTACCGAGAGGAGGTTGAATCGTGAAGAGGAAGAAGACAAAGAAGACGGCAAAAAAGATAAAGACGCTTAAGAAGGGGCCCACGCGGAAAAAGGGCATCCGGAAAACGAAGAGGAGAGCGATTGCCAAAATGAAGAAATCCGTGGAACAGCCCATGGCGCCATACGTCGCCCCGCGGAGGCAGGAGATCAAAGAGGCCGTGTGCGCGCTCGTGCCCCATATTGACCCGAGGCTGATCAAGAAGCTCGACTACTGGGCGCTCTACACGATCCACCAGGACGTGGTGAAGGGCGGCAAGGACGCGGAGGCGCTCGCCCGTACACTGATAAGAGGTTATGACCCCGGTAAAAATATGGGTTTGAATCCGAAGAGTGTCCCAGGCACAGCAAAGGAGGAGGAGCGAACGAAACGCGAGCAGGACATTGCCGCACGGGTAGAATCCGCCAGGGAACGGGCGCTGGCCGCCAGGGAAAGGGCGCGCGTCGCAAAGGATCGGGCGCGGGCTGCCGCGCATGCCGCGAAAGAGAGGGCACGGGCTGCGATACGGGCCGCACGGGACAAGGCGCGGGCCGCGCGGATGGCGAAGTCGAGGCCGGAGGCCGCTCAGGCGGCGCCGGGGAGACCCGCTCCCGCCAAGGCGAGCGCGGTCGCTGCTGCGCCCGCGAGGAAAGCCATGGGTTCGGCGTATATCGCGCCCGTCCGCATCAGGATCAAAGATGAGCTGGCGAAGATCATGCCGATGATCAAGAGGTCCGACCTCACCGGGATTGACTACTGGGCGCTTTACACGATGCACTCGGAAATCGTCAAATACGGCCGCAAGCCGGAAGAGCTGGCGCGAAAGTTCGTCAAGGGGTATACGAAGTCAAAAAAGTAGATGGATCCTGCCGGCATGAACGGAGGCGCGAGCCTCCGGCGTATTGCTCGGGGATTTAAATTTCCGAGCCCGGTCTTATCGAATGCCGGAGCATCTTCCTTTCGCCGTGGATCCGCTTTTCGGCGAGCATCTTCGCCTTCGCGCGGCGCGAGCGGCGCCGCTTCTGGCGGCGTATCTTTTCCCTCTGCTGCCGCTCTGCGCTCAATCGCCC
This sequence is a window from Candidatus Auribacterota bacterium. Protein-coding genes within it:
- a CDS encoding (2Fe-2S)-binding protein, translating into MAEKITFTINGLQRSVELEGWERLIDVLRERLGLTGTKRGCDDASCGACVVIIDGVAQRSCVYPAKKMEGKEILTIEGISNGTKLHPIQEAMIEAGAVQCGYCIPGIVMELYALFAKIPDVSEEEIVEALSHHLCRCTGYEAIFEGAKLAQKKMSAAKG
- a CDS encoding xanthine dehydrogenase family protein molybdopterin-binding subunit — encoded protein: MEFKYVGKNIARPDAAAKATGRVQFLDDLRLPGLLHAAFLRPPYAHAKIISIDTTEAEKCEGVVKVVTGKDIAFRYGENIKDRLPLAVGKVRWIGEPVAAVIAENVYQARQAVKKIKAEYEQLPVYVDARNAIKDGAVLIHEESGTFEHLPGMEAVPGTNIAGRYTLKKGDVEKGFSEAEVVIKGDFNYPFGSCSAIEPHGAIAWFHEDNTIEIWSSSICPFIVREDIAHVYKLPVSAVRVHIPELGGCFGYKSDVTIEQTVAYIASFVPGRPVKWVATRKEDLLSTLIGHGMRTRIKIGAKKDGALTALKTTILHSTGASKDTGIHVLIASTHNSTGAYEFPHCHLEGISVYTNTPPVGAYRGYGHQESQFAMERMMDILARKLGMNPFELRAKNYLGPGKITSLGEKLWESNGNVRKCADTVKDIVFSKPRKVKEDGQYYYGRGFAALMKSPKGAPFSSKSCYLKINSDGSVSINMGGAEVGQGLRTVVRQVAAETLKISPEKIAVYTEIDTQFSPWEWQTIGSMFTIQGGRAIIRACEKAIAQMKRTASQVLRVDEDRLVYDGEWIYLDHDPSVRVAVTKLARGYTYDDGVTVGEVVHTTADARLPRQSNPDACGQGTMGITYTFGAQACEIRIEKKTGKIFIDHFVSCFDIGKVINPRQIRGQVTGGVMMAIGATLHEELKFTPDGQAVNPHFSKYRFPTIKDAPKKQTVEFVETPEHIGPYGARGIGEHPVIGVAPSILNAIHDAIGVDFYEIPITPEKIMQALAGKGK
- a CDS encoding glycosyltransferase family 39 protein, with the translated sequence MWKADSPWHVPSAAAILCAALCVRVLLPLIAYTWTRDARIFNTPDTASYRACAESLARTGSFSIGGIPEIVRTPGYPVLLVPGVALGHVTAVTVWLQIVLGCVTVLLVYRVAFILTGSRPSAAASGLLCAFEPLSVLYCSLLLAETFFATTLMLFLFLLLVYLKRGTMRHLAAAACALALSVYVRPIAYWMPLVMTLLLAAAACGRRGRRGRDTLRAFAFLCICAALIGVWQIRNFLTTGYRGVSAISDINLYFYHGAGVMAVETGESYYAVQRKMGYGDEMVYLQQHPDQKNLPPALRYVKMGKEGREIIRAHPLTFANCYLRGLIQTAFDPGAIDYLKFFGRYREGGGLLGEIIDRGLASTACGLARARPALFWSNLILGLVLLVYLGSSLAAFARGPARGITLAAVAVIALYLIILSGGANALGRFRHPVMPLVCVLAGYGLERVWRRGDRRTGHAGGIHHGAHDDARTPGSGRV